In Zingiber officinale cultivar Zhangliang chromosome 6A, Zo_v1.1, whole genome shotgun sequence, a single genomic region encodes these proteins:
- the LOC121994770 gene encoding agamous-like MADS-box protein AGL80, which translates to MARKKAKLVRIANDSTRRATFKKRKNGLLKKVSELATLCNVSTCMIIYTPEEAAMQPEAWPSPPEAARIVVQFRNIPLVEQRQKMLSQESFLSQRIAKLEDQLRRAERKNRELSVSLLVNEALASGRLPVVGIDDAAAVARAADSMLKEVRERINKEAAW; encoded by the coding sequence ATGGCGAGGAAGAAGGCCAAGTTGGTACGAATCGCAAACGACTCCACGCGGCGCGCCACcttcaagaagaggaagaacggCTTGCTGAAGAAGGTTAGCGAGCTCGCTACCCTCTGCAATGTCAGCACCTGCATGATCATCTACACTCCCGAGGAGGCCGCGATGCAGCCCGAGGCATGGCCCTCTCCGCCAGAGGCCGCGCGCATCGTAGTGCAGTTCCGGAATATCCCGTTGGTAGAACAGCGGCAGAAGATGCTTAGCCAGGAGAGCTTCCTCAGCCAGCGCATCGCCAAGCTCGAGGACCAACTTCGACGGGCGGAGCGCAAGAACCGCGAGCTCTCCGTGAGCCTGCTGGTGAACGAGGCACTAGCCAGCGGCAGATTGCCGGTCGTCGGCATAGATGATGCCGCGGCCGTCGCCCGGGCGGCGGACTCGATGTTGAAGGAGGTGCGAGAGCGGATTAACAAGGAGGCGGCATGGTAG